The following proteins are co-located in the Echinicola sp. 20G genome:
- a CDS encoding MFS transporter, producing MNLLRKRRIALSGLFFLAGLSFASWASRIPDFQQLFDLSEGQLGTLLLGMPLGSLIALPLAGWAVDKYGSRTVIIVGSLFYALSLLSLGYTVSVFQLGAAVIIFGMMGNIMNISLNTQALLVEDGYQRSILASFHGLWSLAGFAGAGIGALMIKLKWEPKLHYWVVAGIMILILLSAYRLLFKEEKKGSGGGLVLKKPDAILLRVGLVGFFGMMCEGCMFDWSGVYLKKVVMAGADLVPLGYVTFMAAMASGRFFSDTLANRWSKIVMLRISGGLIGLGLILAVAVPTFWAAVTGFLLVGFGTASVIPLSYSIAGRSKMYSPGIALALVSTISFFGFLLGPPLIGFIAEIFNLQVSFTVIALMGTCITLLVSIKTQIFDAHKTPANKKVSTSS from the coding sequence ATGAACTTATTAAGAAAGAGGCGTATAGCACTAAGCGGACTTTTTTTTCTTGCGGGATTGAGCTTTGCATCTTGGGCTTCCAGAATCCCTGATTTTCAGCAATTATTTGATTTAAGCGAAGGGCAATTAGGAACATTGTTGCTAGGGATGCCCTTGGGCTCGTTGATCGCACTGCCTTTGGCAGGTTGGGCCGTGGACAAATACGGAAGCCGTACAGTTATCATAGTGGGGAGTTTGTTTTATGCTTTGTCGCTTTTGAGCTTAGGGTATACGGTGAGTGTTTTTCAGCTAGGAGCTGCAGTAATTATTTTCGGAATGATGGGGAACATCATGAACATTTCCTTGAATACCCAGGCTTTGTTGGTGGAGGATGGTTATCAAAGAAGTATTCTGGCTTCCTTTCATGGATTATGGAGTTTGGCAGGTTTTGCCGGTGCAGGTATTGGTGCGTTGATGATTAAATTGAAATGGGAACCTAAGTTGCACTATTGGGTAGTGGCTGGGATCATGATCTTGATTCTTCTATCAGCTTACCGATTACTTTTCAAAGAAGAAAAGAAAGGCAGCGGTGGAGGGCTGGTGCTGAAAAAGCCTGATGCGATTCTGTTAAGAGTGGGTTTGGTAGGGTTTTTTGGGATGATGTGCGAGGGATGTATGTTTGATTGGAGTGGGGTTTATCTCAAAAAGGTGGTCATGGCAGGGGCTGATCTAGTGCCTTTAGGGTATGTGACTTTTATGGCAGCAATGGCTTCAGGACGTTTTTTTTCGGATACATTGGCCAATAGGTGGAGTAAAATAGTGATGCTTAGAATTTCTGGTGGGTTAATCGGCTTGGGTTTAATCCTTGCAGTGGCAGTTCCTACTTTTTGGGCAGCAGTAACCGGGTTTTTACTGGTTGGTTTTGGTACAGCATCAGTGATTCCTTTGTCATACAGTATAGCAGGTCGTTCAAAAATGTATTCACCTGGCATTGCTTTAGCCTTGGTCAGTACCATTTCTTTTTTCGGTTTTTTGTTGGGACCACCTCTGATCGGCTTTATTGCCGAAATCTTTAACCTTCAGGTTTCTTTTACGGTGATAGCATTGATGGGGACTTGCATCACTTTATTGGTAAGTATAAAAACACAGATATTTGATGCCCACAAAACTCCAGCGAATAAAAAGGTAAGCACTAGTTCTTGA
- the metG gene encoding methionine--tRNA ligase: MSKRDFKRYTVTSALPYANGPLHIGHLAGCYIPSDIYVRYLRSLGKDVAYICGSDEHGVAITIKAKKEGVTPQEIVDRYHGIMKSSFEEFGISFDHYSRTSAPVHHETASAFFSDLYEKGEFLEQSTEQYYDEEAGQFLADRYIEGTCPKCGYEQAYGDQCEKCGTSLSPTDLINPKSKLSGNSPVLKETKHWFLDLARYTDFLKKWILVDHKGDWKNNVLGQCRSWLEAGDGLQARSMTRDMDWGVPVPVEGAEGKVLYVWFDAPIGYISSTKEWAAEKGLDWEPYWKDQDTKLVHFIGKDNIVFHCIIFPAILKTHGEYVLPDNVPANEFLNLEGDKISTSRNWAVWLHEYLKDFPGKQDVLRYVLTANAPETKDNDFTWKDFQGRNNSELVAIFGNFVNRAVVLTHKYFQGSIPERGDLSPYDQEVIDELKAYPNKIAASIEKYRFREALSLVMDFARLGNKYLADTEPWKTIKEDKERTATILNIALNIAANLGVVCEPFLPLTAEKLSSMLNTRGLKWTDAGADNLLKGGEEIGKAELLFEKVEDEVVDAQVQKLMEAKKQNEAANATVPAVKENISFDDFTKLDLRVVTVLEAEKMKKSKKLIKLTVDTGLEKRTVLSGIAEHFNPEELIGKQVTMLINLAPRKMMGVESEGMILMAEDKDGALRLMMPHEATAPGSPIS, encoded by the coding sequence ATGAGCAAAAGAGATTTCAAAAGATATACAGTTACTTCCGCTTTGCCTTACGCAAACGGACCTTTACATATTGGGCATTTAGCAGGATGTTATATTCCTTCTGATATTTATGTACGCTATTTGCGTTCATTAGGCAAGGATGTGGCCTACATCTGTGGCTCTGATGAGCATGGAGTGGCGATCACCATCAAGGCCAAAAAAGAAGGGGTGACTCCACAAGAAATAGTGGATCGATACCATGGTATCATGAAGTCCAGTTTTGAGGAGTTTGGAATCAGTTTTGACCATTATTCCAGAACCAGTGCACCCGTTCACCATGAGACAGCTTCTGCATTTTTTTCTGACTTGTATGAAAAGGGTGAGTTTTTGGAGCAATCCACCGAGCAGTACTATGATGAGGAGGCGGGCCAGTTTCTGGCAGATAGGTATATAGAAGGAACTTGTCCTAAGTGTGGCTATGAGCAAGCTTATGGAGATCAGTGCGAGAAGTGTGGGACATCATTGAGTCCTACTGATCTAATTAACCCTAAATCAAAGTTGAGTGGAAACTCACCTGTTTTGAAAGAAACCAAACATTGGTTTTTGGATTTGGCCAGGTATACAGATTTCCTGAAGAAGTGGATTTTGGTTGACCATAAGGGGGATTGGAAAAACAACGTGTTGGGCCAATGCCGCTCGTGGCTAGAGGCAGGAGACGGCCTTCAGGCACGTTCTATGACCAGGGACATGGACTGGGGAGTTCCTGTTCCGGTAGAAGGGGCTGAAGGGAAGGTTTTATATGTGTGGTTCGATGCACCTATTGGCTACATTTCCTCTACGAAGGAATGGGCAGCGGAAAAAGGCTTGGATTGGGAGCCCTATTGGAAAGACCAAGATACCAAATTGGTACATTTTATAGGAAAGGATAATATAGTTTTTCATTGCATCATTTTCCCGGCAATATTAAAGACACATGGAGAATATGTGCTTCCAGACAATGTACCGGCCAATGAATTTTTGAATTTGGAAGGCGACAAAATTTCAACTTCAAGGAATTGGGCAGTATGGTTGCATGAGTATTTGAAAGACTTCCCTGGCAAGCAAGATGTGTTAAGATATGTCCTAACAGCAAATGCACCTGAAACCAAGGACAATGACTTTACTTGGAAAGACTTCCAAGGAAGAAACAACTCTGAATTGGTGGCCATTTTCGGGAATTTTGTAAATAGGGCTGTAGTACTTACCCACAAATACTTTCAAGGATCCATTCCGGAAAGAGGCGATCTGTCACCTTATGACCAAGAAGTGATTGATGAGTTGAAAGCATACCCCAACAAAATTGCCGCTTCGATAGAAAAATACAGGTTCAGAGAAGCCTTGAGTTTGGTAATGGACTTTGCCAGACTTGGTAACAAATATTTAGCGGATACCGAGCCTTGGAAGACCATCAAAGAAGATAAGGAGAGAACAGCAACCATCTTAAATATAGCGCTCAACATTGCTGCTAATTTAGGCGTTGTTTGTGAGCCATTTTTACCGCTTACCGCGGAGAAATTATCAAGCATGCTAAATACAAGAGGCTTGAAATGGACTGATGCAGGAGCTGATAATTTATTGAAAGGTGGAGAAGAGATTGGAAAGGCAGAGTTGTTATTTGAAAAAGTAGAGGATGAAGTCGTTGATGCCCAAGTTCAAAAATTAATGGAAGCAAAGAAGCAGAATGAAGCAGCAAATGCTACCGTTCCTGCAGTGAAGGAAAATATTTCTTTTGATGATTTTACCAAGCTAGATCTTCGAGTTGTGACGGTTTTGGAAGCTGAAAAAATGAAGAAGTCAAAAAAGTTGATAAAGCTGACAGTTGACACTGGCTTGGAAAAAAGGACGGTACTGAGCGGAATAGCTGAGCATTTTAATCCTGAAGAATTAATAGGTAAACAAGTAACCATGTTGATTAATTTGGCTCCCAGGAAAATGATGGGCGTTGAGTCTGAAGGTATGATATTGATGGCTGAAGATAAAGATGGAGCATTGAGATTAATGATGCCACATGAAGCTACAGCACCGGGATCACCAATAAGTTAG
- a CDS encoding 4'-phosphopantetheinyl transferase superfamily protein, translating into MMDSQLFISKIHCSTVLLPNWTVKSDFKIGENVDLWRVPVQKLKDKIDKILQLLTPQEFNTMNRYQKESDRLRYAIGKGFLKTLLSKYLNCEPEEVEFIEGMNKKPAIKNHRNFNFNISHSKDWVIFGFCSDELGVDIEFVDSKFDFLSLINNCFTKPEAHFIENAYSPRHEFFKLWTRKESLLKATSVGVVDNLNFINCLDGVQYIPYEVGGGFSDWKIKSLLMDEVYPISVSFPVRYRKLRFFEANP; encoded by the coding sequence ATGATGGATAGTCAACTGTTTATAAGCAAAATTCATTGTAGCACCGTTTTGCTTCCTAATTGGACCGTGAAGTCAGACTTCAAAATCGGCGAAAATGTTGATTTGTGGAGAGTTCCTGTGCAGAAATTAAAAGATAAAATTGATAAAATTTTACAGCTTCTCACCCCACAAGAGTTTAATACGATGAACCGGTATCAGAAAGAAAGTGATCGGTTAAGGTATGCTATTGGAAAGGGCTTCCTCAAGACATTATTGTCCAAATATCTTAATTGCGAACCAGAAGAAGTAGAGTTCATAGAAGGTATGAATAAAAAACCTGCCATTAAAAATCATAGGAATTTTAATTTTAACATTTCTCACTCCAAAGACTGGGTAATTTTTGGATTTTGTAGTGATGAGCTGGGAGTAGATATTGAGTTCGTTGATAGTAAGTTTGATTTTTTATCCCTAATCAACAATTGTTTCACAAAACCAGAAGCTCACTTTATTGAAAATGCTTACTCACCAAGACATGAGTTTTTTAAACTTTGGACCAGAAAAGAATCTCTATTGAAGGCGACTTCTGTAGGTGTGGTAGACAACTTAAACTTTATAAACTGCTTAGATGGAGTCCAATATATTCCTTACGAAGTTGGTGGCGGTTTTTCTGATTGGAAAATCAAAAGTCTATTGATGGATGAAGTATACCCTATCAGTGTATCCTTTCCTGTAAGGTATAGAAAGCTAAGGTTTTTTGAAGCAAACCCATAA